A genomic stretch from Gopherus evgoodei ecotype Sinaloan lineage chromosome 18, rGopEvg1_v1.p, whole genome shotgun sequence includes:
- the FBXO2 gene encoding F-box only protein 2 isoform X2: MDTLPEAVLIQILASIPAVELVLVCRLVCCQWKNLVDGAALWILKCQQEGFTGTEPKEEAENWQTFYFLSKRKRNLIKNPCGEEDLEHWGEVENGGDGWKIEDLPGDFGKEFPSDGVHKYFVTSYEWCRKSQVIDLRAEGYWEELLDTTQPKIVVKDWYAGRSDAGCLYQLHVKLLSEHEDVLAEYQSDTIAIPQDNAADWTELSHTFSNYGPGARFVRFEHGGQDTLFWKGWYGVRVTNSSVTVEP; the protein is encoded by the exons ATGGATACTCTCCCTGAAGCTGTCCTGATCCAGATCCTGGCCTCCATCCCTGCGGTGGAGCTGGTGCTGGTGTGCCGCCTGGTCTGCTGCCAGTGGAAGAACCTTGTGGATGGAGCAGCTCTCTGGATCCTGAAGTGCCAGCAGGAGGGCTTCACCGGGACAGAGCCTAAAGAGGAGGCTGAGAACTGGCAAACGTTCTACTTCCTGAGTAAGAGGAAGAGGAATTTAATCAAGAACCCCTGCGGCGAAG AGGATTTAGAGCACTGGGGGGAAGTGGAGAACGGAGGCGATGGCTGGAAGATTGAGGACCTGCCGGGAGACTTTGGAAAAGAATTTCCCAGCGATGGAGTCCACAAATATTTTGTCACTTCCTACGA GTGGTGCCGCAAGTCTCAGGTCATCGACCTCAGGGCTGAGGGATATTGGGAGGAACTGCTGGACACAACCCAGCCTAAAATTGTGGTAAAGGACTG GTACGCAGGTCGCAGCGATGCCGGCTGCCTCTACCAGCTGCACGTGAAGCTGCTGTCGGAGCACGAGGACGTCCTGGCCGAGTACCAGAGCGACACCATCGCCATTCCACAGGACAACGCCGCCGACTGGACTGAG CTCTCCCACACCTTCTCCAACTACGGCCCCGGGGCTCGCTTTGTGCGCTTTGAACATGGTGGCCAGGACACGCTCTTCtggaagggatggtatggggTCCGCGTGACCAACAGCAGCGTGACGGTGGAGCCCTAG
- the FBXO2 gene encoding F-box only protein 2 isoform X1, with the protein MVRTESSIQPGRRMDTLPEAVLIQILASIPAVELVLVCRLVCCQWKNLVDGAALWILKCQQEGFTGTEPKEEAENWQTFYFLSKRKRNLIKNPCGEEDLEHWGEVENGGDGWKIEDLPGDFGKEFPSDGVHKYFVTSYEWCRKSQVIDLRAEGYWEELLDTTQPKIVVKDWYAGRSDAGCLYQLHVKLLSEHEDVLAEYQSDTIAIPQDNAADWTELSHTFSNYGPGARFVRFEHGGQDTLFWKGWYGVRVTNSSVTVEP; encoded by the exons AAAGCTCCATCCAGCCTGGCCGGAGGATGGATACTCTCCCTGAAGCTGTCCTGATCCAGATCCTGGCCTCCATCCCTGCGGTGGAGCTGGTGCTGGTGTGCCGCCTGGTCTGCTGCCAGTGGAAGAACCTTGTGGATGGAGCAGCTCTCTGGATCCTGAAGTGCCAGCAGGAGGGCTTCACCGGGACAGAGCCTAAAGAGGAGGCTGAGAACTGGCAAACGTTCTACTTCCTGAGTAAGAGGAAGAGGAATTTAATCAAGAACCCCTGCGGCGAAG AGGATTTAGAGCACTGGGGGGAAGTGGAGAACGGAGGCGATGGCTGGAAGATTGAGGACCTGCCGGGAGACTTTGGAAAAGAATTTCCCAGCGATGGAGTCCACAAATATTTTGTCACTTCCTACGA GTGGTGCCGCAAGTCTCAGGTCATCGACCTCAGGGCTGAGGGATATTGGGAGGAACTGCTGGACACAACCCAGCCTAAAATTGTGGTAAAGGACTG GTACGCAGGTCGCAGCGATGCCGGCTGCCTCTACCAGCTGCACGTGAAGCTGCTGTCGGAGCACGAGGACGTCCTGGCCGAGTACCAGAGCGACACCATCGCCATTCCACAGGACAACGCCGCCGACTGGACTGAG CTCTCCCACACCTTCTCCAACTACGGCCCCGGGGCTCGCTTTGTGCGCTTTGAACATGGTGGCCAGGACACGCTCTTCtggaagggatggtatggggTCCGCGTGACCAACAGCAGCGTGACGGTGGAGCCCTAG